TGATGTCTTACCGTGACACTGTTGTTGAAGAATGCCGCCTTGTTGGTGAACACCTTGACTGGGTGAAAGCTTCGACTTCAAAAGACCTTCTCAGTGAAGGCTCTTGCCAAGGTCAGTCTTGTAATTTACCGGACGGCTCACAAATCGTGAACGGCTCCACAAAATCAAGCGTTATTACTGGCGAAGTCAGTGTGGCATTGACTTGTGAGTTCGGTGAAACCGGTCACTTCAGCATTTACAACCAAGTCTCAGACCTTGTTTGTAATAACGGCCAAGTCAGCCAAACCAACACTCGTCAAGGCACTGTGAAAACTCCAGGTTCTTGCCCTGTGTACTCTTATCAAGCGACTGACACCTGGTCGGCTTGCTCCGCGGATTGCGGCGGTAAGCAGTCCCGCATCTACGTTTGTAAAGACGACAGCGGCAACGTTGTTTCCAACGACCGTTGTAAAATCGCAGCTCCTGTTGAAGAACGCGTTTGTGACGGCAATCCTGCAGCCGTTCGTCGCCAAGAAGTTTCAACTTCGAGCGAAGAAGCCAATAGCTCGAACAAATGCCCTGCGAACCAAATCGGCGTCATCGTTCAGTCTCGTGATGTGACGAATACGAAGACTTATGCTTGTATCGATCACAGCGTGAAACTGGAAAAAGATGAAACGACTTACGGTGCATGGGTTTCCCAAAGCTATTGCCGTGACTACGTTGCTTATCGCTGTTCTCAAGATAGCTTGAGCAATGATGAAGCTAACGGTCGCTATCAGTGGATGGTGAAATGCCAAGACCAAGTTCCGGTTATCAAAGAATTCCTTGAGAAGTTTGATAACGTGAAAGTGGGCGGCAACGACATCGACACGAGCGCGCGCAAGCTCTACCCGACTTTCATGAACCGTGCGACCAATCCCGAAAAAGTGTGGATTGCGCCTAAGAAAGCCAGCGGTTCTTGCGTTGTTCCTTCGACGGCTTACATTGCAGCGGTTTGTGTGTCCTCTTGCGCAACGCCAGAGCAACAAATCATTGCCGATGTGAAGGCTCAAGGACAAGGCAAGTATGTCACCTTCATCGAAGCATTGACTAAAAACTACAGCCACGTTGTGACTTTGAAGAATACAAATTCGATGAACAGCAAAGCTGTTGAGAAAACTCCTGTGGACCAATGGGTGACTGAGTTGATCGATGGCGAGCATGACATCATTGTCTTCACAATGAAATCAGGTCGCAGCATTAAACTCACTCCGAACCATCCAGTGGTTGCCTCGAACGGTATGATGAAGCTTGCGGGCGAATTCGCCGTCGGTGACAGCCTGGTTGAGCTCGGTGGTCACTTGGATGCCATCGTGTCTTTAGAACATGTGAAACATTACGGTAAGGTTTATAACCTCTTCGTGAAATCGACCGAGATCCAGAAAAATATCGTTATCACGAACGGTTATTTGAACGGAACGGCATTCTTCCAAAACGAAGGTGCCGTGAATATGAACCGTGCACTCTTTAAAAACAAACTGACTCAAGGAATTTTTAACAAATGAGATGGCAACTAGATAAAAAGCACCTCTATGCTGGAGGTGCTGTCCTCCTCTTAGGATTAGCAACTGGAGGGGCTCTGTTATACAGAGCCCCTGCTTCCACTTCTTCACCGGAGCTTCCGGCTTCGCCGGTGCCGACGGAAAACCGCGGCACGATCAAGACGGTCGAAAGCAGTATTGGCGTAAAAACTGGCGAGTCTGCGACCCTAGACGCTGCGACGGCGCCCACCGCGAATCCGCCTGAAGGAACGCAGAAACCAAGCAAGCCGTTTGAAAACAAGACGGAGCTTGCGTCGTTTAAAATTTTAAAACAAAAAGTATTCCTGACTGAGCAAGAAAAAGAACAGCGCAAACATTTTATTCAAGACCGCGCGCTTTTGGAAAATTTAAAAAATCTCTTTAAATACCCTGCCCCTTACCAGGATCTTGAGGCGCAGCAAAATGTAGCCGTGGATCTTTTGCTTGAAGCCATAAAGTCCGGCGATGCTGAGACGGCCCGTGGTGTTTTCAAAGAAGTCATTGCCGACGCGACGATTGAGAACAATCAGCTTTCACCGGATCAGCGTCAAAACTTAGCAGGTGTTAAAGCTGAAGTTTTGTATCAATGGTCTTCACTCGAACCCGACCGCGCCAGCGAAATGCAGCAATCCCTGCCAGGCCCCGTCTCTCAGAAAATCTGGAAGAACGTAGTGACCCAGCAGGATCTCAACCGCGCGGAATCTGCGATCGCGAAATAGCCGGCAGACAGGCGCTTAGTGTCCCAGCATTGGGAATTGGCGCTGATGCCAGTACGGATAAATCGGTTTTGTCTCACTCACTTTATCAAGCTTCGCGACGTGCTCAGGGCTTAATTTCCAGCCGACAGCGCCGAAATTTTGCTTCAACTGCTCTTCGTTTCTAGCACCAATCACGATACTGCTGACTGTGGGTTTATTCAGAACCCAGTTGAGCGCGACCTGTGGCACCGACTTTCCGGTTTCCTGCGCGACCTCTTGAAGAACATCGACGATGTTGAACAAATGCTCCGACTTCGCTGACACCACAAAATCCATGTTCGCAGAACGCGAACCCGGTGCCGGTGGCGTTTTACGGGTGATTTTTCCTGAGAGTGCTCCCCCAGCCATCGGGCTCCAAATAATATTGGAAACTTTTTGATCCACAGAAAGCGGCATGAGCTCCCACTCGAGTTCACGGCCTGCCAGCGAATAGTACGTTTGATGAGCGACATACTTGCTCCAGCCGTATCTTTCTGAAACCGATAGCGATTTCATCAAGTGCCAGCCAGAAAAATTAGAACAACCAATGTAACGCACTTTTCCCGAAGTCACGAGATCATCCAAAGCGCGGAGTGTTTCTTCCACCGGAGTTAAAGCATCAAAGCCGTGCATATAATAAAGATCAATGTGATCGGTCTGCAGGCGTTTTAAACTGTCTTCACAGGCCTTCATGACAAACTGACGAGAAGAGCCGTAATCATTAGGCCCTGTGCCCATGGGAAAAGTCGCTTTGGTTGAAATCAGGGATTGCGCACGTTTCCCCTTCATCGCTTCGCCCAAAATTTCTTCGGACATACCTGTTGAGTAAGTATTTGCGGTATCGAAAAAAGTGACGCCGTTATCGAGACAAAGATCGATCAGCCGAGTGGCTTCTTTAACGTCGGTGCTGCCCCAGGTTTTAAAAAATTCATTGCCGCCACCAAAGGTAGCCGTTCCGAAAGTGAGTGCTGGAACATTCAAACCAGCGCCTAATAATTTTCTGTATTCCATGTGATGTGTCCTCTCAATGAGGCTCGAGTATCTCACTTACAGAAAATAGCGCTAGGCCTAACGCTCCATTTACGGTGGGAATTGCGGAAATGCATCGGGCTAACAAGGATTTTTGACATTCCTCAAGAGGTTTTGCCCTAAGCGCTAATGAGTTTTTTTCTCGGCCGCGATTTCCTCAAGGACCTGATCATAAACGAGCTTTAAACCATTGCGGTCGCGCACCGTGAGGATCGGCCAGTAAACTGATTTA
The DNA window shown above is from Bdellovibrionales bacterium and carries:
- a CDS encoding PKD domain-containing protein, producing the protein MNTSKLVFIAVTLSILHVGCQKLSVGSENEVNTTESLGINCKTDAAIDTSSLAIQGSEVAAKGQSVVYKLNEDLGCSSSQKLSWKTVGSSAVNSGAAMTASYKKAGEYVVVAQVESSMSSSFSGKVATTSTTDISMKTIVVASQAAISGPDLGMVGSALKYQIALPSGMSLASADWNFGDGSAVQSGLGQVAHTYGRPGDYQISVAIVDGNQNKSTLSQKVTIVNIQDGLECVSDLAISGPTEANVNAPVAMSLYIPACLTNKITAVTWNLGDGSSSSNQSVTHTYSNAGDYQVTVQIYIGGDTSTPWVTLTHDIAVSSLPVDPEPSPTPAPSPTPDLNKCPAAGQQRETKGEIYSETVACGLNGTKVMSYRDTVVEECRLVGEHLDWVKASTSKDLLSEGSCQGQSCNLPDGSQIVNGSTKSSVITGEVSVALTCEFGETGHFSIYNQVSDLVCNNGQVSQTNTRQGTVKTPGSCPVYSYQATDTWSACSADCGGKQSRIYVCKDDSGNVVSNDRCKIAAPVEERVCDGNPAAVRRQEVSTSSEEANSSNKCPANQIGVIVQSRDVTNTKTYACIDHSVKLEKDETTYGAWVSQSYCRDYVAYRCSQDSLSNDEANGRYQWMVKCQDQVPVIKEFLEKFDNVKVGGNDIDTSARKLYPTFMNRATNPEKVWIAPKKASGSCVVPSTAYIAAVCVSSCATPEQQIIADVKAQGQGKYVTFIEALTKNYSHVVTLKNTNSMNSKAVEKTPVDQWVTELIDGEHDIIVFTMKSGRSIKLTPNHPVVASNGMMKLAGEFAVGDSLVELGGHLDAIVSLEHVKHYGKVYNLFVKSTEIQKNIVITNGYLNGTAFFQNEGAVNMNRALFKNKLTQGIFNK
- a CDS encoding aldo/keto reductase, whose protein sequence is MEYRKLLGAGLNVPALTFGTATFGGGNEFFKTWGSTDVKEATRLIDLCLDNGVTFFDTANTYSTGMSEEILGEAMKGKRAQSLISTKATFPMGTGPNDYGSSRQFVMKACEDSLKRLQTDHIDLYYMHGFDALTPVEETLRALDDLVTSGKVRYIGCSNFSGWHLMKSLSVSERYGWSKYVAHQTYYSLAGRELEWELMPLSVDQKVSNIIWSPMAGGALSGKITRKTPPAPGSRSANMDFVVSAKSEHLFNIVDVLQEVAQETGKSVPQVALNWVLNKPTVSSIVIGARNEEQLKQNFGAVGWKLSPEHVAKLDKVSETKPIYPYWHQRQFPMLGH